A single region of the Pseudomonas sp. B21-023 genome encodes:
- a CDS encoding metal ABC transporter ATPase gives MPRTLIRKNPSNFKTLPLHVEATPDGLTYQSIGMPLNFAQTLQRRKAIQVADPERFVAELANLGVSVRLTLNWQGRDYWVLVRQRRQDRGDVVLKLISGYVPAHELNLPLHTAIQEVAEECLLETPEGWLGGRFNDTWLPAPYAAALHYREALPFVLSPESGAARPVHCARLTLLERPRAYVHLPTASLQLIYDLRLQVPKEAKSLSLFHVDERLEGDQLVARLDRKRPDLYLMPLKDGQPMAELYTLKKDQLLPASTRGLWLAESFALQVGWVVREERVRWKDWLKQQGLAEHKREPASHLERFSDKARALLERARDTLHK, from the coding sequence GTGCCGCGTACGCTGATCCGCAAGAATCCGAGCAACTTCAAGACCCTGCCGCTGCACGTCGAAGCCACGCCCGACGGCCTGACTTACCAGAGCATCGGCATGCCGCTGAATTTCGCTCAAACCCTGCAGCGGCGCAAGGCCATCCAGGTCGCCGACCCCGAACGCTTCGTGGCGGAGCTGGCCAACCTCGGCGTGTCGGTGCGCCTCACCCTGAACTGGCAAGGCCGCGACTACTGGGTGCTGGTGCGCCAACGCCGACAGGACCGTGGCGATGTGGTGCTCAAGCTGATTTCAGGCTATGTCCCGGCCCACGAGCTGAACCTGCCGCTGCACACGGCGATCCAGGAAGTGGCCGAGGAGTGCCTGCTGGAAACCCCTGAAGGCTGGCTTGGCGGGCGCTTCAACGATACCTGGCTGCCGGCGCCCTATGCCGCCGCCCTGCACTATCGCGAGGCGCTGCCGTTCGTGCTCTCGCCTGAGTCCGGTGCCGCCCGCCCGGTGCATTGCGCCCGGCTCACCCTGCTGGAGCGGCCACGGGCCTACGTGCACCTGCCCACCGCGTCGTTGCAGCTGATCTACGACCTGCGTCTGCAAGTGCCCAAGGAGGCCAAGTCACTGAGCCTGTTCCATGTCGATGAACGGCTCGAGGGCGACCAACTGGTGGCACGGCTCGACCGCAAAAGACCAGACCTTTACCTGATGCCGTTGAAGGACGGCCAACCGATGGCAGAGCTCTATACCCTGAAGAAGGATCAACTGCTGCCGGCGAGCACACGCGGCCTATGGCTGGCTGAAAGCTTTGCACTACAGGTAGGCTGGGTGGTTCGGGAGGAGCGGGTACGCTGGAAGGACTGGTTGAAGCAACAAGGCCTGGCCGAACACAAGCGCGAACCGGCTTCACACCTGGAGCGCTTCAGTGACAAGGCCCGGGCGTTGCTGGAGCGAGCGCGGGACACGCTGCACAAATGA
- the msbA gene encoding lipid A export permease/ATP-binding protein MsbA: MAETPLPVENTSSLKIYFRLLRYVKPYIGIFLLSIVGFVIFASTQPMLAGILKYFVDGLSNPQAVLFPNVAYLRDLQLLQAVPLLIILIAAWQGLGSFLGNYFLAKVSLCLVHDLRVELFNKLLVLPNRYFDNHNSGHLISRITFNVTMVTGAATDAIKVVIREGLTVVFLFAYLLWMNWKLTLVMLAILPVIAVMVSTASKKFRKQSKKIQVAMGDVTHVASETIQGYRVVRSFGGERYEEQRFSQASQSNTDKQLRMTKTGALYTPLLQLVIYTAMATLMFLVLFLRGDASAGDLVAYITAAGLLPKPIRQLSEVSSTIQKGLAGAESIFEQLDEVPEVDKGTVEKERVQGRLEVRNLSFTYPGTERQVLSDISFTAEPGQMIALVGRSGSGKSTLAALIPRFYHHTEGQILLDGVEIEDYRLRNLRRHVSQVTQHVTLFNDTVANNIAYGDLAGAPRADIEAAAADAYAKEFVEQLPKGFDTEVGENGVLLSGGQRQRLAIARALLKNAPLLILDEATSALDTESERHIQAALDHVMQGRTTLVIAHRLSTIEKADMILVMDQGRLVERGTHAELLEANGYYARLHAMGLDAPENADIT; the protein is encoded by the coding sequence ATGGCCGAAACACCGCTACCGGTGGAGAACACCTCCAGCCTGAAGATCTACTTCAGGCTGCTGAGGTACGTGAAACCCTACATCGGCATCTTCCTGCTGAGTATCGTCGGGTTCGTGATCTTCGCCTCGACCCAGCCGATGCTGGCCGGGATTCTCAAGTACTTCGTCGACGGCCTGAGCAATCCCCAGGCCGTCCTGTTCCCCAACGTGGCCTACCTGCGCGACCTGCAACTGCTGCAGGCCGTTCCGCTGCTGATCATCCTGATCGCCGCCTGGCAGGGCCTGGGATCGTTCCTGGGCAACTACTTCCTGGCCAAGGTGTCGCTGTGCCTGGTGCACGACCTGCGCGTTGAACTGTTCAACAAGCTGCTGGTGCTGCCCAACCGCTATTTCGACAACCACAACTCCGGCCACCTGATCTCGCGCATCACCTTCAACGTGACCATGGTCACCGGCGCGGCGACCGACGCGATCAAGGTGGTGATCCGTGAAGGCCTGACGGTGGTATTCCTGTTCGCCTACCTGCTGTGGATGAACTGGAAGCTTACCCTGGTCATGCTGGCCATCCTGCCGGTGATCGCGGTGATGGTGAGCACCGCCAGCAAGAAATTCCGCAAGCAGAGCAAGAAGATCCAGGTGGCCATGGGGGATGTGACGCACGTCGCCTCCGAGACCATCCAGGGTTATCGGGTGGTGCGCAGTTTCGGCGGTGAGCGTTACGAGGAGCAGCGCTTCAGCCAGGCCAGCCAGAGCAACACCGATAAGCAGCTGCGCATGACCAAGACCGGCGCGTTGTACACGCCGCTGCTGCAACTGGTGATCTATACCGCCATGGCTACGCTGATGTTCCTGGTGCTGTTCCTGCGGGGTGACGCGTCAGCGGGTGATTTGGTGGCCTACATCACCGCCGCAGGCTTGCTGCCCAAGCCGATCCGCCAGCTATCGGAAGTCAGCTCGACCATTCAGAAGGGCCTGGCGGGCGCCGAGAGCATATTCGAGCAACTGGACGAAGTGCCCGAAGTGGACAAAGGCACTGTGGAGAAGGAGCGTGTGCAGGGCCGCCTTGAGGTTCGCAACCTCAGCTTCACCTACCCGGGCACCGAGCGCCAAGTGCTGAGCGACATCAGCTTTACCGCCGAGCCGGGTCAGATGATCGCCCTGGTTGGCCGGTCGGGTAGCGGCAAGTCGACGCTGGCGGCGCTGATTCCGCGTTTCTACCATCACACCGAAGGGCAGATCCTGCTCGATGGCGTGGAGATCGAGGACTATCGCCTGCGTAACCTGCGTCGGCATGTGTCCCAGGTCACTCAGCACGTCACGTTGTTCAACGACACCGTGGCCAACAATATTGCCTATGGCGATTTGGCTGGAGCCCCTCGGGCCGACATCGAGGCCGCCGCCGCCGATGCCTACGCCAAGGAGTTCGTCGAGCAACTGCCCAAAGGCTTCGATACTGAGGTCGGGGAAAACGGCGTGCTGTTGTCCGGTGGTCAGCGCCAGCGTCTGGCGATAGCGCGAGCCCTGCTGAAGAATGCGCCGTTGCTGATTCTGGACGAGGCGACCTCGGCGCTCGATACCGAGTCCGAGCGGCATATCCAGGCGGCCCTTGACCATGTCATGCAGGGACGCACCACCCTAGTGATCGCCCACCGCCTTTCGACCATCGAAAAGGCGGACATGATCCTGGTTATGGACCAGGGGCGTCTGGTGGAGCGCGGTACCCATGCAGAGTTGCTCGAGGCAAATGGCTATTACGCCCGCCTGCACGCTATGGGGCTGGATGCGCCAGAAAACGCCGACATCACTTGA
- the hldE gene encoding bifunctional D-glycero-beta-D-manno-heptose-7-phosphate kinase/D-glycero-beta-D-manno-heptose 1-phosphate adenylyltransferase HldE: protein MKLSMPRFDQAPVLVVGDVMLDRYWHGGTSRISPEAPVPVVKVDQIEDRPGGAANVALNIAALGAPAALVGVTGQDEAADSLANSLQAAGVRSIFQRIAHQPTIVKLRVMSRHQQLLRIDFEEPFATDPLSLGAEVDALLEGVKVLVLSDYGKGALKNHQSLIQAARSKGIPVLADPKGKDFSIYRGASLITPNLSEFETIVGRCADEAELVAKGLKLLEELDLGALLVTRGEHGMTLLRIGHPALHLPARAREVFDVTGAGDTVISTLAAAIAAGEDLPHAVALANLAAGIVVGKLGTAAISAPELRRAIQREEGSERGVLGLEQLLLAIDDARAHNESIVFTNGCFDILHAGHVTYLEQARAQGDRLIVAINDDASVSRLKGPGRPINSVDRRMAVLAGLGAVDWVISFPEDTPENLLRQVKPDVLVKGGDYGIDQVVGADIVKAYGGTVKVLGLVENSSTTAIVEKIRKH from the coding sequence ATGAAGTTGTCCATGCCGCGTTTCGATCAAGCCCCGGTATTGGTGGTCGGCGATGTCATGCTCGACCGCTACTGGCATGGCGGTACTTCGCGTATCTCGCCTGAGGCGCCGGTGCCGGTGGTCAAGGTCGATCAGATCGAGGACCGTCCCGGCGGCGCCGCCAACGTGGCCTTGAACATCGCCGCCCTCGGTGCTCCAGCCGCGCTGGTTGGTGTCACCGGCCAGGACGAAGCCGCCGACAGCCTGGCCAACAGCCTGCAGGCGGCGGGCGTGCGCTCGATCTTCCAGCGCATCGCCCATCAGCCGACCATCGTCAAGCTGCGGGTCATGAGCCGCCACCAGCAGTTGCTGCGCATCGATTTCGAAGAACCCTTCGCCACCGATCCGCTGTCGCTGGGGGCGGAAGTGGATGCCTTGCTCGAAGGGGTCAAGGTGCTGGTGCTGTCCGACTACGGCAAGGGCGCGCTGAAGAATCACCAGTCGCTGATCCAGGCTGCCCGCAGCAAGGGCATCCCGGTGCTGGCCGACCCCAAGGGCAAGGATTTCTCGATCTACCGCGGCGCCAGCCTGATCACCCCGAACCTCAGCGAGTTCGAGACCATCGTCGGCCGTTGCGCCGACGAAGCCGAGCTGGTGGCCAAGGGCCTGAAGCTGCTCGAGGAGCTGGACCTGGGCGCGCTGCTGGTGACCCGTGGCGAGCACGGCATGACCTTGCTGCGCATCGGCCACCCGGCGCTGCACCTGCCGGCCCGAGCCCGTGAGGTGTTCGATGTCACCGGTGCCGGCGATACGGTGATTTCGACGCTTGCCGCCGCCATTGCCGCCGGCGAAGACCTGCCTCATGCGGTCGCCTTGGCTAACCTGGCTGCCGGCATCGTCGTCGGCAAGCTGGGTACCGCCGCTATCAGCGCACCCGAACTGCGCCGGGCGATCCAGCGTGAGGAAGGCTCCGAGCGCGGTGTGCTGGGGTTGGAGCAGTTGCTGCTGGCGATCGATGATGCCCGTGCGCACAACGAGAGCATCGTCTTCACCAATGGCTGCTTCGATATCCTGCACGCAGGCCATGTAACTTACCTGGAGCAAGCCCGTGCCCAGGGGGACCGTCTGATCGTCGCCATCAACGACGATGCTTCGGTCAGCCGCCTGAAAGGGCCGGGCCGTCCGATCAACAGCGTCGATCGGCGCATGGCCGTGCTGGCCGGGCTCGGTGCGGTGGACTGGGTCATCAGCTTCCCTGAGGACACCCCCGAGAACCTGCTGCGCCAGGTCAAGCCGGATGTGCTGGTCAAGGGCGGAGACTACGGTATCGACCAGGTGGTCGGCGCCGATATCGTCAAGGCCTACGGCGGCACGGTGAAGGTCTTGGGGCTGGTGGAAAACAGCTCGACCACGGCGATCGTCGAGAAGATCCGCAAGCACTGA